The window GCACGCCATTGTTCTTCATGAGCTTGGGCAGCAAGTGGTCCATGGCAATATGCACTTTTTCGTCTTCGGTGTAACCCGACAGGCGAATCACTTCCATCCGGTCCAGCAATGCTGGTGGGATATTCAGTGTATTGCTGGTAGCCACGAACATCACATCGGACAAATCGTAGTCAACCTCAACGTAATGATCCTGGAACGTGTGGTTTTGCTCGGGATCAAGCACCTCGAGTAACGCGGAAGCCGGATCGCCACGGAAATCCATGCCCAGCTTGTCGATTTCGTCAAGCAGGAACAAGGGGTTCCGTACCGCCACGCGATTCATGTTCTGCAGAATTTTGCCTGGCAATGCACCGATATACGTGCGCCGGTGACCACGAATTTCAGCTTCATCACGCACGCCGCCCAGCGCCATGCGCGTGAACTTACGATTGGTTGCCCGTGCAATGGATTGCCCCAGCGAGGTTTTACCCACCCCTGGAGGCCCGACCAGGCACAGAATAGGCGCCTTGACCTTATCCACGCGCTGTTGCACAGCCAGATACTCAAGGATACGTTCCTTGACCTTTTCCAGGCCATAGTGATCGTTATCCAGCACTTTCTGCGCGTTGATCAGCGAATTGTTGATCCGGCTTTTTTTCTTCCATGGCAGGCCGATGACCGTGTCGATATAGTTGCGGACCACGGTCGCCTCGGCAGACATGGGCGACATCAGTTTGAGCTTCTTAAGCTCACTGTCGACCTTCTTGCGGGCTTCCTTGGGCAGTTGCGCCGCTTCGATTTTCTTTTCGAGCTCTTCAATATCCGCGCCCTCTTCGCCTTCGCCCAGTTCTTTCTGAATCGCTTTGACCTGCTCGTTCAGATAGTAATCGCGCTGGCTTTTCTCCATTTGTTTCTTAACACGGCCGCGAATGCGCTTTTCGACCTGGAGAATATCGATTTCAGTTTCGATCTGGGCCAGCAAGGCTTCCAGACGACCTGACGCGTCCAGCTCCTCGAGCAGTTTCTGTTTCTGTTCGAGCTTGAGCGGCAAATGGGAGGAGATCGTATCGGCAAGACGACTGACTTCTTCAATACCATTAAGGGAACTGAGGATTTCAGGCGGAATTTTCTTGTTCAGTTTGACGTACTGGTCGAACTGGGCAATGATGGTGCGACGCAGAGCCTCGACTTCCGAGTTGCGCGTATCGCTCTGTTCAATCGGCAGAATCTGCGCTGAAAAATGCGACTCGGTTTCGATAATGCTTTCTACGCGCGCGCGCTGCTGCCCTTCAACCAGCACTTTGACCGTACCGTCAGGCAGTTTGAGCATTTGCAAAATAGACGCTACGCAGCCGATTTCGTACATATCATCGGGACCGGGCTCGTCCTTGCTGGCGGATTTTTGTGCAACAAGCATAATCTGCTTGTCACTTTCCATCGCCAGCTCCAGCGCACGAATGGAGCGGTGCCTGCCGACGAATAGCGGAATGACCATATGTGGGAACACGACCACGTCGCGCAGGGGCAACAATGGCAATTGTGTTGATTCTGCCGGCAAAATCTGACTCGCTGACATAAGCTGATTCCTTGAAAAACGTTGTACTTCTACAGTAATTATGCTGTAGATGGAGCCTCTGGGGGCAATTTCAAGGTCGCCTGGATTAAATACCGGCGGTTTTTATGCAAGTCGCGCTGTGATTGCTGCAGAGGGAAACAAATCCCTCTGCACGCATTCAGGCACGGCCTGTCCAGGCTAACCTGACCCCGTCAGGCAGCAGCATCTTTGAGCTTTTTCTCTTTGGTTTCCGTTGCCGTGCTTTCTTTGTCTTCAGCAAAAACCAGCATCGGGGAACCGGATCCTTCAATAGCAGATTCGTCCAGCACCACTTTCACGACGTTGCTCTGAGACGGCAAATCGAACATGGTGTCCATCAGCGATGCCTCGATAATGGAACGCAGGCCACGCGCACCGGTTTTGCGTTTCAGGGCCCGGTGAGCAATGGCTGACAATGCGGCCGGACGGACTTCCAGCTCCACATCTTCCATGGCAAACAGCTTTTGATACTGTTTGACCAGCGCATTCTTCGGTTCGGTCAGAATCGTTACCAGCGCGGCTTCATCCAGTTCTTCCAGTGTCGCTACAACCGGCAGGCGGCCTACCAGCTCAGGAATCAGACCGAACTTGATAATGTCTTCAGGTTCGACTTCAGAAAAGACTTCGCCCACGCCTCTGGCGGATTTACCCTGTACCGAAGCACCAAAGCCAATGCCGGATTTCTCGGTACGATTGCGAATGACTTTATCCAGACCATCGAATGCGCCACCGACGATAAACAGAATGTTGGTGGTATCGACTTGTACAAAATCCTGATTCGGGTGCTTGCGTCCGCCCTGCGGGGGCACCGACGCAACTGTACCTTCGATCAGCTTGAGCAAAGCCTGCTGCACGCCCTCGCCCGATACGTCGCGTGTAATGGAGGGATTATCGGACTTGCGTGAAATTTTGTCGATTTCGTCAATATAAACAATGGCGCGCTGTGCCTTGTCCACATCGTAATTGCAATTTTGCAGCAGCTTTTGCACGATGTTTTCAACGTCTTCACCCACATAGCCGGCTTCGGTCAGGGTGGTTGCGTCTGCCATGACAAACGGTACATCCAGCATACGGGCCAGCGTCTGGGCAAGAAGCGTTTTGCCCGATCCGGTGGGTCCGATCAGCAAAATATTGCTTTTGGCAAGTTCAATATCGTCTTTCTTGTTCAGGTCACTGTGACGTATACGTTTGTAATGGTTGTACACGGCGACCGCCAGGTTGCGTTTGGGCTGATCCTGGCCAATGACATATTGATCAAGAAAAGACTTGATTTCGGCAGGTGAAGGCAATTCGGTCTTGATGGCTTCACGCGCTTCATCCTGAGCACTGTCATGAATGATTTCGTTGCACAGCTCGATACATTCATCACAAATGAATATATTTCCAGGACCCGAGATCAGCTTCTTGACCTCGTTCTGATGCTTGTTGCAGAACGAGCAATGCAGGTTTTTGCCGTCGGTAGAACTTGGTTTATCTGCCATATCTGTAATTTGAGTAATCTGATAAAAACAGGTCGACCCTCGTTAAAAGGTCGACCTGCACGAAACCTTTGAAAACAGTATATCAAATACTATGCAACGTCTGCCCGCGTAGCCAGAACTTTGTCAATTAATCCGTAAGTCTGGGCATCTTCGGGCGCCATATAATTATCACGCTCGGTATGCTCGCGGATCCGTTCAATAGGCTGACCAGTATTTTTCGCAAGAATCTGATTGAGCCGCTCGCGCAGGCTCAGAATTTCCTTGGCCTGAATTTCAATATCAGTAGCCTGGCCCTGCGCACCACCCAGTGGCTGGTGAATCATGATGCGCGAATTGGGCAGACTGAAGCGTTTGCCCTTGGCACCTGAGCTGAGCAGGAAAGCACCCATGCTGGCAGCAAAACCGGTACACATCGTAGATACGTCGGGTTTGATGAACTGCATGGTGTCATAAATGCCCAGCCCGGCATAAACGCCGCCGCCTGGCGAATTGATATACAGGGAAATATCCTTGTCCGGATTTTCCGATTCAAGGAACAACATTTGTGCCACGATAAGGTTGGCTGTCTGGTCGTTTACCTGCCCGACCAGAAAGACAACCCGCTCCTTGAGCAGGCGCGAGTATATGTCGTAAGACCGCTCTCCGCGCCCGGATTGTTCAATAACCATTGGAATATAGCCCAGTGCGGAGGGGCGCACTGAGTCGTCTCCGTGGACAGACGCGTAAAAGTCGGTAAAACGATTCATCATACAGTTCCCATTAATTCTTCAAAAGGCACTTTTTCTTCAGTAACCTTGGCTTTTGACAAGATATGGTCAACAACGTTATCTTCAAGTACCACAGATTCAATTTCTGCACGACGCTCACGGTCAGTCAGATAGTACGTAACAACCTGTTCAGGTTTTTCGTAGTTCTGTGCAAACTCTTCAATACGTGCACGCACCTGCTCCGGTGTAACCTGCAGCTTGGCGCTGTCAACCAGTTCGGCTACCAGCAGGCCCAGACGCACCCGGCGCTCTGAATCGGATTTGAACGCATCGGCAGGAATATCCATTGTATCGGCATTGGGCATACCGCGCTGCTTCAGATCTTCACGGGCAGCCGCAATACGTGCCTGCACATCGTTATCGACCAGAGATGTAGGTACGTCGAAGCTGGCGGATTTGGCCAGCGCGTCCATGACACTGTTTTTTGTGCGGGCTTGCGTGCGGTTTTTTACTTCGCGCTCGATATTGCTGCGCACTTCAGACAGTAGTTTCTCTGTGTCGCCTTCAGGCTGACCCAGTGACTTGGCAAATTCGCTATCCACTTCAGGCAGTACGGGCACGGCTACTTCTTTTACTGTAATCGTAAATTCAGCGGTTTTGCCGGCTACATCCTTACCAGGATAGTCTTCAGGGAATGTCAGTGAGAATGTTTTTTCTTCGCCTGCTTTCAGACCACTGGCAGCCTCTTCGAACTCGGGCAGCATACGGCCCTGGCCCAGCTGGAACGGGAAGTCTTCAGCCTTGCCACCCTCGAACTCTACACCGTCGATCTTGCCGACAAAATCAACCGTAACACGATCGTCTTTAGCCGCAGCGCGTTCTGCATCGGCGGTGAATGTGGCGCGTTGCTTGCGCAGAATATCGATGGTGTTATTTACTTCCTGCTCGCCTACTTCCGCATTGAAACGCGTGACTTCCAGGGCAGACAGATCGGGAACGGAGACTTCCGGATAAACTTCAAATTTTGCAGCAAAGCTTAACTGACCTTCTGCAGAATTGTCTTCTGCCGGTTCGATCGACGGCGCGCCGGCAACGCGCAGTTTGGCTTCACGAATGGCTTCGTCAAACAACTGACCTACTTTCTGATTGATCACGTCGTAACGAACGCCGGGACCGTGGCTGCGTTCAATGACAGAAATCGGTGCTTTCCCGGGACGAAAACCCTGCACTTTGGCAGTGCGGGCAACGCGAGCGAGTTGGGTTTTGACTTCTTTTTCGACGTCGTCAATGGAAATAACCAGATTAACCTTACGTTCCAGACCTTCTAGAGTTTCAACCGTTGGCTGCATTCGTGGACCTTACTTATGAAATAATTTAAGAATAACCTCGTATTCTACCCAAAAAACCAAAAAACATGCTTTGCGGCCAGCGTTTGAAAAAATTATGGACGCCATGTAGGCCGCTTTTTTGGTATATTTTAATTTAGCCCGATACCCGTTTATCCGAATGAGAAACCAAACTGGTGTAATTTAGTAAGCCTTGGTAAAACGAGTGCAGCTGCATCCGTTGCATTTGGTGTGTTATTTCAGTATATCGAAGGAGTTTACGATGTCCGACCCAATTCAAGCGCCTGACAGTGACCGTCAAGCCCCCCCTGTGTCCGAGCCCGCGCAGGCCACCCATAGCGATACCCCGGCTGGCAAGCCTCCCGGCAAGTCATTGTTCAGCAACGGCGGATTTGTCATTGGCCTGATTATTTTCGGCCTATTCACGGCGCTCATTACCTGGTCAGTCAGTTTTTCTGCCATGTTTTTTGGCGCTATCGGCTCCATGCTGTCAGTGGCAACCTGCTTTCTGGACCACGAACACCTGCGCTTTTCCCGTGCCGATCGCAATTGCAAGCTGGACGATGAAAACTGGGCCTATCTGGTCATCCGCGCAGTATTCGGCATGATTTTTGGTACGGCAGCCTACGTCTTCACCTTTCAAAGCGTGCTGGCCGATACCCACTGGGCTGCGGTCGCGACCATCGCAGCATTCTCTGGTTTTGTGTTCGATTACCTGCTGTTCAAACTCGGCAAATCGCGGAAATAATCCGCCTGGCCTGTTAATACCCTGAGCGGTTAACAAACGACTCAGGCACACAATCCCAGCTATATACATGAAGGTTCACGGTCTGGTTTCCACCGTGAACCTTTTTCATTGGCGGTCCTGCCCTTGCACGGCATGTGGCCACTGAACCATCTTTCATGACATCCCATGTCGATGCACCAACGCACCGATATCATGCATTTGCGTCCTTCTTTGGTTTTTCACGCACCAATATAGACAATTTACAAACCAGGTTCAGGCAGCACCCTGAACAAACCGCCGCCCCTGCACCTTTTTATTCTCCACCATGCTCCGTGAATGTGCCTGCCCGCCGTGATCCACACCGGGACGCGCAATCTGCCATGCCCGTTGCCGCCAACCGGCTTGTGTGCACTGCTATACCACGGCCTGCGCATATTGGCACAACTATTGCTTAAGCCCTATCGCTTACTCACAAATGCAATTTGCCTTTATTCATTCCGGAGCTGATAAATGAAACGTCGCAATGTTCTTAAAACCATGGTGTGCAGTCTTGCTTTAGCATTTGGCTCTGGCGCGCTCAACAGCAGTTGGGCCCAGGGTCAGATTGATCCATCCAAACCACCCATCAAAGTTGGCATCCTGCATTCGTTGTCCGGCACGATGGCCATTTCTGAAACAGTACTGAAAAACGTCGCGCTGATGGAAATCGACGCGATCAATAAAGAAGGCGGTATTCTTGGCCGCAAGGTAGAGGCTGTAGTTGTTGACCCCGCTTCTAACTGGCCGCTGTTCGCAGAAAAAGCGCGTGAACTGCTCAGTCAGGAAAAAGTAGCTGCGGTCTTCGGTTGCTGGACATCGGTCTCGCGCAAGTCGGTGCTGCCGGTTTTTGAAGAGCTGAACGGCCTGTTGTTCTACCCGGTACAGTATGAAGGCGAAGAGATGTCGCGCAATATCTTCTATACCGGCGCGGCGCCCAACCAGCAGGCCATTCCCGCTGTTGAGTATTTGATGAGTGAAGAAGGCGGTGGCTACACGCGTTTCTTCCTGCTTGGCACAGACTATGTATACCCACGCACCACCAACAAAATTCTGCGTGGCTTCCTGCATAGCAAAGGCGTCGCGGACAGTGACATACAAGAGGTGTACACACCTTTCGGGCACAGCGATTATCAGACCATCGTAAATGATATCAAGCGTTTCTCTGCCGGCGGCAAAGCGGCAGTGATCTCCACCATCAACGGCGACTCCAATGTGCCATTCTATAAAGAGCTCGGCAACGCCGGCATCAAGGCAATTGATACGCCTGTCGTCGCCTTCTCCGTTGGCGAAGAGGAACTGCGTGGCATTGACACCAAGCCTCTGGTCGGTCATCTGGCAGCCTGGAATTACTTTATGTCTCTGGACAATCCGGTGAATGCCGCCTTCAAAAAGCAATGGGCTGATTACGCGGCAGCAAACAAGCTGCCGGGTGCAGACAAGCCGCTGACCAACGATCCGATGGAAGCCACTGTCGTGGGATTGAAAATGTGGAAAGCCGCTGTTGAAAAAGCCGGCAAAACAGACGTTGACGCGGTACGCGCCGCCATGATTGGGCAGAAAGTGGCCGCCCCGGACGGCTTTGAGATGGAAATGGGCAGCAATCATCATTTATACAAACCGGTCATGGTGGGTGAAATCCGCCCTGATGGCCAGTTTGACATTGTCTGGCATACCGAAAAGCCAGTGCGTGCACAGCCGTGGAGTCCGTTTATTGCCGGCAACGAAAAAAAGCCGGATGAAGTGAAATAAATGCGTGGAACGACCGTGCCCAACGGGCCGGTCATGCAATCTGCAGCAAAAAAATGGAAAGATACGCATGAGAATTACCCCTTCCCTCGTTAAGGACTGGATTGCGCAACTGGCCCTGATAGCCGGCGTTCTGCTTCTGTCTGTCGCTCCGGCCCATGCGGGCCCGTTAACACCTGCAGATTTGAGTCCGCTTATTTCCGGCGCCTATGGGGAGCGCAAAGAAGCCATTGAAAAACTGGTGAATGCCGATCCTGCCATTGCGCAGCCGCTGCTGCAAAGCCTGTCGCAAGGCACCTTATTGGGCCTTCCCGATGGTCGGGTCGTGATCAAGTCCGATCAGGGGTACACCGACCCCTTAACGGGCGATGCCGTGGCGGCCCCCACGGGTCCCACTCGTCAACCCGTACTGAACAATGCGCTGCGTCGCGTGATCCAGAATGCACTGGCTTCAATGAGTCTGTTTGCCGAGGATAAAGCTACCCGCCGCATGGCCATTGATAACATGTTGAGTCGCCCGGACAGCCTGTCGGCGCAGCAACTGGAACAGGCCATCAAGACAGAAACCGATACAGCACTGAAACAAAAACTCGATACCCTGCATGCCTTTGCAGTGGCTGCCGATAGCAAGGCGACGCCCGAACAGCGACTGCCGGCCGTGCAATTGCTGGCATCGGTGAATCTGTCTTATGCACGCACCGTATTAAACAACATTATTTCCGAAGACAATGATCCCGCAAATGCGCTCTCCGTCGCTGCCACTGAGTCGCTATCGCAAATTGATGCACGGGCACGCAATTCGGCGCTTGCCAACAATGCCTTCACAGGCCTGAGCCTGGGTAGTGTCCTGGTGCTGGCGGCACTGGGACTGGCGGTGATCTACGGCCTGATCGGTGTTATCAATATGGCGCATGGCGAATTTCTCATGCTTGGTGCCTACGCCACCTATTTAACGCAACGCGCCTTTCAGACGTGGATGCCCCAGTGGTTTGACTACTACCTGCTTGCCGCCCTGCCCGTTGCGTTTCTGACGGCCGCAGCGGTGGGCATCGTGATCGAATGGCTGATTATTCGTCATCTGTATGGGCGGCCGCTGGAAAGCCTGCTGGCCACCTTCGGCGTGAGCCTGCTGATGATGCAGACTGTACGACTGATCTTTGGCGCACAAAATGTAGACGTGACCAACCCCGGCTGGATGAGTGGTTCCTTTGCGCCGCTTGCAGCGTGGCTGCCGGCTTTCGTGGTGCCTTACAACCGACTCATTATTCTCGCGTTCTCAATTGCAGTTGTGATTTGCCTGTATCTGGTCCTGAATCGCACACGACTGGGATTGTTTATCCGGGCATGTACCCAGAATCGCACGATGGCTGCTTGCGTAGGCATCCGGACCCGCAAAGTTGATGCCAGTGCCTTCGCGCTGGGAACAGGTATCGCCGGCCTGGGCGGTGTTGCATTATCACAGATCGGCAATGTGGGACCAGATCTGGGCCAGGCCTATGTAATCGACTCATTTATGGCTGTCGTGCTCGGTGGTGTCGGCCAGCTTATCGGCACCGTACTGGGCGCTTTCGGCCTGGGCGTGCTAAGCAAGCTCGGGGAGCCTTTGCTTGGGCCGGTGCTGGTGAAGATTGTCATCCTGCTGCTGATTGTCGCCTTTATTCAAAAACGTCCCCAGGGCCTGTTTGCCCAGAAAGGCCGCAGCGCGGTGGAGGCTTAACGATCATGACACAATCATTCCAATTAACGATTCCTGAACGGGCGCCGCTATTTTCGCGCGTCGGCTGGCTGACATTATGCGCAGTCGTGATCGGTGTATTCCTGTTCACTCTGCTAGGCACCCAATGGGCTGCCCCCGACAGTGCCCTGCATATCAGCGACTATACCCTCACACTGGTTGGCAAGATGCTTTGCTATGCCATCGTAGCGATGTCCCTGAATCTCGTTTGGGGTTACTGCGGTATCCTCAGTCTGGGGCATGGCCTGTATTTTGCGCTGGGAGGCTACGCCATGGGCATGTATCTGGTGCAGGCGCCCGTACCCGGCCAGGAAACAGCAGGGATGCCCGCCTTTACCTTTCTGCTTAACTGGACCGAACTGCCCTGGTACTGGACTGGTACCCAGAATCTGTTCTGGGTCATTGCGCTGGCGGCGCTGGTGCCCGGCATTGTGGCCTTCATCTTTGGTTATTTCGCCTTCCGGTCTCGCATCAAGGGCGTGTATCTGTCCATCATGACGCAGGCGGTAACCTACGCAGCCATGCTCCTGTTCTTTCGCAACGAAACCGGATTCGGTGGCAACAACGGCTTTACCGATTTCAAGTCTATTGCCGGCTATTCCATCACCTCCACAGACACACGTACCGTGCTTTTTCTCATCAGTTTTGTCATGCTCATCCTGGTATTTGTGCTGGTCCAATGGATCATGAAATCCCGCTTCGGTAAAGTGATCACAGCGATCCGCGATAGTGAAAGCCGCGTCATGTTCATCGGATTCAATCCCTTGCAATACAAACTGGCGATCTGGACACTATCGGCCGCCCTATGCGGGATTGCAGGCGCCTTATATGCGCCGCTGGTGGGTATTATCAATCCGGGTGAAATGTCGCCAGTCAATTCAATTGAAATGGTGATCTGGGTAGCCGTCGGCGGTCGCGGGTCACTGGTCGGCAGCATCCTGGGCGTATTCACGGTCAATGGCGCAAAAACGTTTTTTACCGCCTTCCTGCCGGAATACTGGCTATACATTCTGGGTGGGCTGTTTGTTGTGGTAACCCTGTTTATGCCCAAAGGACTGATCGGCCTGTTTGCACGCCGCCCACGGTCGCCAAAAGCAGAGTCGACCCCTGCGACTGCCTCGGATGCCATATGACTGATATTCATGCTGATACCGCCGGCGCGGGCGGTCCAATCACCCATCTGGCACATTTTGCCGAGCCCGGAAAAATCGATACCACTCACGGCGTTGTGCTCTATGTCGAAAACCTGACAGTGAGATTTGATGCTTTTCGCGCCATCAATGACTTGTCCCTGTACATCAGGGAAGGTGAATTGCGTTGCATTATCGGCCCCAATGGCGCCGGGAAAACCACCTTGATGGATGTCATTACCGGCAAGACCGGTCATCGTAACGCCACGATAGAAGGTGAAGTCTATTTGGGCCAGACGCTGAATTTGCTGACCATGCAGGAACCGCAGATTGCACAATTGGGCATAGGCAGAAAATTCCAGAAGCCGTCGGTGTTCGAGAGCCAGCCCGTATGGGAAAACCTGTATCTGGCCGATGCCGGTGACCGGCGCTGGCACGCGGCATTAAATGCACGCATCACTGCAGATGTACGTGAGCGTATTGAAAATACGCTAAGCACGATGAAGCTGGAAAGTGTTGCCTATCGTGCTGCGGGCGAGCTATCACACGGCCAGAAACAGCGCCTGGAGATTGGCATGCTGCTGATGCAAAAACCGGCATTACTGTTGCTGGATGAACCGGTAGCCGGTATGACAGATCGGGAAACTGCTGAGCTTGCGGAAATCCTGCAGGGCATTCGCGGCACCTGCTCCATTGTCGTGGTGGAACATGATATGGGCTTTGTTTCAAGCCTGGCTGGCGATCAGGGTACTGTGACCGTCCTGGCTGCCGGCACCGTACTGGCTCAGGGCACCATGCAGCAGGTACAGCAGGATCCGCAAGTTATTGAATCCTATCTCGGCCGCTAATCAAGGAACACGCATCATGCAGCTCAGCGTACAAAACGTCAATCAATACTATGGCGGCAGCCATATTCTCCGTGATATTTCATTTGAAATAAAGGCCAATGCCCTGACCGCCCTGCTCGGTCGCAACGGCGCCGGCAAAACCACTTTGTTGCGTAGTCTGCTTGGCGTTGTACCTATTCGTGACGGACAGATTCGCTATGCCGGCAAGGATATCAGTCAAATGGGAACAGCCAGCCGGATTGCACAAGGCATCGGCTATGTGCCCCAGGGTCGTGAGATTTTTCCACGCCTAAGTGTTAAAGAAAACCTGCTGGTCGGCGCCGCTACACTCAAACAGCCCAAAGGCATTCCGGCATATATCTATCAACTTTTCCCTGTGCTTAAGGAAATGGAACACCGTAACGGCGGCGATCTTTCGGGTGGGCAGCAACAACAGCTGGCCATTGGCCGCGCACTCATGGGGCAGCCAAAGTTGCTGATTCTGGATGAACCCACTGAAGGGATCCAGCCCAATATCATCCAGCATATCGGACGCACCCTCAAATCGCTGGTGACCGATCATGGCATCACTGTGCTGCTGGTTGAACAATATCTTGATTTCGTCAAAAGCATCGCCGACGACTACCTGGTCATGAACCGAGGCGTCATTATTGCCAGCGGCAAAGGCGCCAATATCGATGCTGATGGCATCGAACGCCACATCAGCGTGTAGCCTGCGTTATGTCAGTTGTTATGGAAACGGAACAGTGGACGGCAGATCTGGCGCTGGCATTTTCGCGCCAGTCCACCGGGCGCAGTGCCCTGACCCGCAATATTCACAGCGGCCCATTGCTGGTGCAGAAACCGCTGTACCCGGAAGGGCCGGCAGTGTGCCATGCGACGCTATTGCATCCGCCATCAGGTATTGCCGGTGGCGACGAGCTGAACATTGCCGTCACCGTCCATGAAGCGGCCCATGCGGTACTCACAACGCCCGGCGCGACGCGCTGGTACAAAGCCAACGGCAAACCGGCAAACCAG of the Advenella mimigardefordensis DPN7 genome contains:
- the urtC gene encoding urea ABC transporter permease subunit UrtC — protein: MTQSFQLTIPERAPLFSRVGWLTLCAVVIGVFLFTLLGTQWAAPDSALHISDYTLTLVGKMLCYAIVAMSLNLVWGYCGILSLGHGLYFALGGYAMGMYLVQAPVPGQETAGMPAFTFLLNWTELPWYWTGTQNLFWVIALAALVPGIVAFIFGYFAFRSRIKGVYLSIMTQAVTYAAMLLFFRNETGFGGNNGFTDFKSIAGYSITSTDTRTVLFLISFVMLILVFVLVQWIMKSRFGKVITAIRDSESRVMFIGFNPLQYKLAIWTLSAALCGIAGALYAPLVGIINPGEMSPVNSIEMVIWVAVGGRGSLVGSILGVFTVNGAKTFFTAFLPEYWLYILGGLFVVVTLFMPKGLIGLFARRPRSPKAESTPATASDAI
- the urtD gene encoding urea ABC transporter ATP-binding protein UrtD — encoded protein: MTDIHADTAGAGGPITHLAHFAEPGKIDTTHGVVLYVENLTVRFDAFRAINDLSLYIREGELRCIIGPNGAGKTTLMDVITGKTGHRNATIEGEVYLGQTLNLLTMQEPQIAQLGIGRKFQKPSVFESQPVWENLYLADAGDRRWHAALNARITADVRERIENTLSTMKLESVAYRAAGELSHGQKQRLEIGMLLMQKPALLLLDEPVAGMTDRETAELAEILQGIRGTCSIVVVEHDMGFVSSLAGDQGTVTVLAAGTVLAQGTMQQVQQDPQVIESYLGR
- the urtE gene encoding urea ABC transporter ATP-binding subunit UrtE, with translation MQLSVQNVNQYYGGSHILRDISFEIKANALTALLGRNGAGKTTLLRSLLGVVPIRDGQIRYAGKDISQMGTASRIAQGIGYVPQGREIFPRLSVKENLLVGAATLKQPKGIPAYIYQLFPVLKEMEHRNGGDLSGGQQQQLAIGRALMGQPKLLILDEPTEGIQPNIIQHIGRTLKSLVTDHGITVLLVEQYLDFVKSIADDYLVMNRGVIIASGKGANIDADGIERHISV